Proteins from a genomic interval of Bombus affinis isolate iyBomAffi1 chromosome 14, iyBomAffi1.2, whole genome shotgun sequence:
- the LOC126924444 gene encoding nicotinamide/nicotinic acid mononucleotide adenylyltransferase 3 isoform X4, whose product MLKTISQLTPVVAPSQIWLKHQPVCSPYSVVACYGVSRNNLRRTIIQSKCSVFCLYKTTRSEFQQSSKRAVITCCGTKEEKMAPTRVILMSCGSYNPPTNMHLRMFEIARDHLHRMGTHIVVGGVISPVHDAYAKKELASATHRCAMLRLALQNSEWIRLSTWETRQNGWTKTRLSLQYHQNLLNSVVFDWTNVKHNVSTEDLEWIPENVKNSSDHTPIQIKLLCGADLLESFGTYDLWAEEDIDAIVGEYGLVVITREGSNPNKFIYDSDILSKYMHNIYIVTEWIPNEVSSTRIRRALKRGESVRYLVQDSVIDYVYKQGIYDAKSTTSTIVLFFTLPIYLDTEGTAKPACLL is encoded by the exons ATGTTGAAAACAATATCTCAATTGACTCCTGTAGTAGCACCGTCTCAAATATGGCTGAAACATCAGCCAGTGTGCAGTCCGTACAGTGTGGTTGCATGTTACGGTGTCTCGCGTAACAATTTACGTCGTACTATTATTCAATCTAAATGTTCCGTGTTCTGCTTATACAAAACTACAAGAAGCGAGTTCCAGCAGTCAAGTAAACGTGCTGTCATCACATGCTGCGggacaaaagaagaaaaaatggcACCAACGCGTGTTATTCTTATGTCGTGTGGCAGTTATAACCCTCCAACCAATATGCATTTAAGAATGTTTG AAATTGCCAGAGATCATCTTCACAGAATGGGAACACATATTGTGGTTGGCGGTGTTATATCTCCTGTACATGATGCATATGCTAAGAAAGAACTGGCAAGCGCAACGCATAGATGTGCTATGCTGAGATTAGCTTTACAAAACAGCGAATGGATTCGACTTAGCACTTGGGAAACTAGACAGAATGGTTGGACAAAGACTAGACTAAGTTTACAGTACCATCAAAATTTATTGAACTCTGTGGTATTTGACTGGACTAATGTTAAACATAATGTATCAACGGAGGATCTGGAATGGATTccagaaaatgtaaaaaatagttCTGATCACACTCCAATCCAAATTAAATTATTGTGCGGTGCTGATCTATTAGAAAGTTTTGGAACTTATGATCTTTGGGCTGAAGAAGAC ATCGATGCAATTGTTGGAGAATATGGTTTGGTAGTTATTACAAGGGAAGGCTCTAATCCAAATAAGTTCATATATGATTCAGATATTCTTTCCAAGTATATG CACAATATATACATAGTAACTGAATGGATTCCAAATGAAGTTAGCTCAACTAGAATAAGGAGAGCATTGAAACGAGGTGAGAGTGTCAGGTATCTCGTACAAGATTCTGTGATTGATTATGTCTATAAGCAAGGAATTTATGATGCAAAGTCAACAACATCGACAAT TGTCTTGTTTTTCACGCTGCCAATCTACTTGGACACTGAA
- the LOC126924444 gene encoding nicotinamide/nicotinic acid mononucleotide adenylyltransferase 1 isoform X2: MLKTISQLTPVVAPSQIWLKHQPVCSPYSVVACYGVSRNNLRRTIIQSKCSVFCLYKTTRSEFQQSSKRAVITCCGTKEEKMAPTRVILMSCGSYNPPTNMHLRMFEIARDHLHRMGTHIVVGGVISPVHDAYAKKELASATHRCAMLRLALQNSEWIRLSTWETRQNGWTKTRLSLQYHQNLLNSVVFDWTNVKHNVSTEDLEWIPENVKNSSDHTPIQIKLLCGADLLESFGTYDLWAEEDIDAIVGEYGLVVITREGSNPNKFIYDSDILSKYMHNIYIVTEWIPNEVSSTRIRRALKRGESVRYLVQDSVIDYVYKQGIYDAKSTTSTIKLELTSPNANNYLTIDSKYQSTFLTPSPSDVTMDSPSPIEIISIDVPDTVLRKNIQNATNMACVASRHAGCGGFEEAREKFISALVAENGNAKHITTAKAAYPGLAKQIIATETGESQILDEGTAKPACLL, encoded by the exons ATGTTGAAAACAATATCTCAATTGACTCCTGTAGTAGCACCGTCTCAAATATGGCTGAAACATCAGCCAGTGTGCAGTCCGTACAGTGTGGTTGCATGTTACGGTGTCTCGCGTAACAATTTACGTCGTACTATTATTCAATCTAAATGTTCCGTGTTCTGCTTATACAAAACTACAAGAAGCGAGTTCCAGCAGTCAAGTAAACGTGCTGTCATCACATGCTGCGggacaaaagaagaaaaaatggcACCAACGCGTGTTATTCTTATGTCGTGTGGCAGTTATAACCCTCCAACCAATATGCATTTAAGAATGTTTG AAATTGCCAGAGATCATCTTCACAGAATGGGAACACATATTGTGGTTGGCGGTGTTATATCTCCTGTACATGATGCATATGCTAAGAAAGAACTGGCAAGCGCAACGCATAGATGTGCTATGCTGAGATTAGCTTTACAAAACAGCGAATGGATTCGACTTAGCACTTGGGAAACTAGACAGAATGGTTGGACAAAGACTAGACTAAGTTTACAGTACCATCAAAATTTATTGAACTCTGTGGTATTTGACTGGACTAATGTTAAACATAATGTATCAACGGAGGATCTGGAATGGATTccagaaaatgtaaaaaatagttCTGATCACACTCCAATCCAAATTAAATTATTGTGCGGTGCTGATCTATTAGAAAGTTTTGGAACTTATGATCTTTGGGCTGAAGAAGAC ATCGATGCAATTGTTGGAGAATATGGTTTGGTAGTTATTACAAGGGAAGGCTCTAATCCAAATAAGTTCATATATGATTCAGATATTCTTTCCAAGTATATG CACAATATATACATAGTAACTGAATGGATTCCAAATGAAGTTAGCTCAACTAGAATAAGGAGAGCATTGAAACGAGGTGAGAGTGTCAGGTATCTCGTACAAGATTCTGTGATTGATTATGTCTATAAGCAAGGAATTTATGATGCAAAGTCAACAACATCGACAAT TAAGTTGGAACTGACCTCGCCCAACGCGAATAATTACTTGACCATTGATTCCAAGTATCAAAGCACCTTTCTCACGCCGTCGCCTAGCGACGTTACCATGGACTCCCCGAGTCCGATCGAAATTATATCCATCGATGTGCCTGATACCGTTCTGCGTAAGAATATCCAGAACGCAACAAACATGGCTTGCGTGGCCTCCCGTCACGCCGGCTGCGGTGGTTTCGAGGAGGCGCGCGAGAAATTCATTAGCGCTCTCGTTGCCGAGAACGGCAACGCTAAACATATAACGACCGCGAAGGCCGCGTATCCAGGTCTCGCGAAACAGATCATCGCCACCGAAACCGGCGAGTCGCAGATCCTCGACGAG